A genomic stretch from Lysobacter ciconiae includes:
- a CDS encoding GtrA family protein, with protein sequence MSLPRQGQHYLVIGLGQWLLDWAVMVALSHYGLSVELANIAGRVSGALIGFWLNGRITFAGDDTVIGRRQLLRFVLMWALTTAISTWAMGAINHLGGLKWAWLAKPAVEIALGGVGFVLSRHWVYRR encoded by the coding sequence ATGAGCCTGCCCCGACAGGGACAGCACTACCTGGTCATCGGGCTCGGTCAGTGGCTGCTGGACTGGGCGGTGATGGTCGCGCTGAGCCACTACGGGCTGTCGGTCGAGTTGGCCAACATCGCCGGCCGGGTCAGTGGCGCGCTGATCGGCTTCTGGTTGAACGGGCGCATCACGTTTGCCGGCGACGACACCGTGATCGGCCGCCGCCAGTTGCTGCGCTTTGTGCTGATGTGGGCGTTGACCACGGCGATCAGCACGTGGGCCATGGGCGCGATCAACCACCTCGGCGGCCTGAAGTGGGCGTGGCTGGCAAAGCCGGCGGTGGAAATCGCCCTGGGCGGCGTCGGCTTCGTGCTGTCGCGCCACTGGGTATACCGGCGCTGA
- the atpA gene encoding F0F1 ATP synthase subunit alpha, which yields MQTTLNPSEISELIKTRIEKVKLSAESRNEGTVTSVADGIVRIHGLADVMQGEMIELPNSIFALALNLERDSVGAVVLGGYENLREGDVAKTTGRILEVPIGNELLGRVVNALGEPIDGKGPIDAKLTAPVERVAPGVIWRQSVDQPVQTGYKSVDAMIPIGRGQRELIIGDRQTGKTAMAIDAVINQKNTGIKCVYVAIGQKASTVANIVRKLEENGALAHTIVVAATASESAAMQYISAYAGCTMGEYFMDRGEDALIVYDDLSKQAVAYRQISLLLRRPPGREAYPGDVFYLHSRLLERAARVSADYVEKFTNGEVTGRTGSLTALPIIETQAGDVSAFVPTNVISITDGQIFLETDLFNAGIRPAVNAGISVSRVGGSAQTKIIKKLSGGIRISLAQYRELAAFAQFASDLDEATRKQLERGQRVTELMKQKQYSPMSIADQALSIYAVNEGFLDDVAVAKILAFEEGLHAHFANTQGELIGKINSSGAWNDEIEAAFKQGIAEFKQTGTW from the coding sequence ATGCAAACCACGCTCAACCCGTCCGAAATCAGTGAACTGATCAAGACCCGCATCGAGAAGGTCAAGCTGTCCGCAGAGTCGCGCAACGAAGGCACCGTGACCTCGGTGGCCGACGGCATCGTGCGCATCCACGGCCTGGCCGATGTGATGCAGGGCGAGATGATCGAACTGCCCAACAGCATCTTCGCGCTGGCCCTGAACCTGGAGCGCGACTCGGTCGGTGCCGTGGTGCTGGGCGGCTACGAGAACCTGCGCGAAGGCGACGTGGCCAAGACCACCGGCCGCATCCTGGAAGTGCCGATCGGCAATGAGCTGCTGGGCCGCGTGGTCAACGCACTGGGCGAGCCGATCGACGGCAAGGGCCCGATCGACGCCAAGCTGACCGCTCCGGTGGAGCGCGTCGCTCCCGGCGTGATCTGGCGCCAGTCGGTCGACCAGCCGGTGCAGACCGGCTACAAGTCCGTCGATGCGATGATCCCGATCGGCCGCGGCCAGCGCGAGCTGATCATCGGCGACCGCCAGACCGGCAAGACCGCGATGGCGATCGACGCGGTGATCAACCAGAAAAACACCGGCATCAAGTGCGTGTACGTGGCGATCGGCCAGAAGGCCTCGACCGTGGCCAACATCGTGCGCAAGCTGGAAGAGAACGGCGCGCTGGCCCACACCATCGTGGTTGCCGCGACCGCGTCCGAGTCGGCGGCGATGCAGTACATCAGTGCCTACGCCGGCTGCACCATGGGCGAGTACTTCATGGACCGCGGCGAAGATGCGCTGATCGTCTATGACGACCTGTCCAAGCAGGCCGTGGCCTACCGCCAGATCTCCCTGCTGCTGCGCCGCCCGCCGGGCCGCGAAGCGTACCCGGGCGACGTGTTCTACCTGCACTCCCGCCTGCTGGAGCGCGCCGCGCGCGTGTCCGCGGACTACGTGGAGAAGTTCACCAACGGCGAGGTGACCGGCAGGACCGGCTCGCTGACCGCGCTGCCGATCATCGAGACCCAAGCCGGCGACGTGTCCGCCTTTGTGCCGACCAACGTGATCTCCATCACCGACGGCCAGATCTTCCTGGAAACCGACCTGTTCAACGCCGGCATCCGGCCTGCGGTGAACGCGGGCATCTCGGTGTCGCGCGTGGGTGGTTCGGCGCAGACCAAGATCATCAAGAAGCTCTCGGGCGGTATCCGTATCTCGCTGGCGCAGTACCGCGAGCTGGCGGCGTTTGCCCAGTTCGCGTCCGATCTGGACGAGGCGACCCGCAAGCAGCTCGAGCGCGGCCAGCGCGTGACCGAGCTGATGAAGCAGAAGCAGTACAGCCCGATGTCCATCGCCGACCAGGCGTTGTCGATCTACGCGGTCAACGAAGGTTTCCTGGACGACGTGGCCGTGGCCAAGATCCTCGCGTTCGAGGAAGGCCTGCACGCACACTTCGCCAATACCCAGGGCGAGCTGATCGGCAAGATCAACAGCAGCGGCGCGTGGAACGACGAGATCGAGGCGGCGTTCAAGCAGGGAATCGCAGAGTTCAAGCAGACCGGCACCTGGTAA
- the atpD gene encoding F0F1 ATP synthase subunit beta: MSQGKIVQIIGAVVDVEFPRDAVPRIYDALKVDNTEITLEVQQQLGDGVVRTIALGSTDGLKRNLVASNTGKGISVPVGRGTLGRIMDVLGRPIDEAGPVEATAQWEIHRESPSYEEQAAANALLETGIKVIDLMCPFAKGGKVGLFGGAGVGKTVNMMELINNIAKAHEGLSVFAGVGERTREGNDFYHEMKDSNVLDKVAMVYGQMNEPPGNRLRVALTGLTMAEYFRDEKDESGKGRDVLFFVDNIYRYTLAGTEVSALLGRMPSAVGYQPTLAEEMGVLQERITSTKTGSITSVQAVYVPADDLTDPSPATTFAHLDATVVLSRDIASLGIYPAVDPLDSTSRLLDPNVIGHEHYDTARKVQATLQKYKELKDIIAILGMDELSEEDKQAVSRARKIERFFSQPFHVAEVFTGSPGKYVPLKDTIRGFKGIVDGEYDHLPEQAFYMVGSIEDAVEKGKKIIGEAA, encoded by the coding sequence ATGAGCCAGGGCAAGATCGTTCAGATCATCGGCGCCGTCGTCGACGTCGAGTTTCCGCGCGACGCGGTCCCGCGCATTTACGACGCGCTGAAGGTCGACAACACCGAGATCACGCTGGAAGTGCAGCAGCAGCTGGGCGACGGCGTGGTGCGTACGATCGCGCTGGGCTCCACCGACGGCCTCAAGCGCAACCTGGTGGCCAGCAACACCGGCAAGGGCATCTCGGTGCCGGTCGGTCGTGGCACGCTGGGCCGCATCATGGACGTGCTGGGTCGCCCGATCGACGAGGCCGGCCCGGTCGAGGCCACCGCGCAGTGGGAAATCCACCGCGAGTCGCCGAGCTATGAAGAGCAGGCCGCGGCCAACGCGCTGCTGGAAACCGGCATCAAGGTCATCGACCTGATGTGCCCGTTCGCCAAGGGCGGCAAGGTCGGCCTGTTCGGCGGCGCCGGCGTCGGCAAGACCGTCAACATGATGGAACTGATCAACAACATCGCCAAGGCGCATGAAGGCCTGTCGGTGTTCGCCGGCGTGGGCGAGCGTACCCGCGAGGGCAACGACTTCTACCACGAGATGAAGGACTCCAACGTCCTCGACAAGGTCGCGATGGTGTACGGCCAGATGAACGAGCCGCCGGGCAACCGCCTGCGCGTTGCGCTGACCGGCCTGACCATGGCCGAGTACTTCCGCGACGAGAAGGACGAGAGCGGCAAGGGCCGCGACGTGCTGTTCTTCGTCGACAACATCTACCGCTACACCCTGGCCGGTACCGAGGTGTCCGCGCTGCTCGGCCGCATGCCGTCGGCGGTGGGTTACCAGCCGACCCTGGCCGAGGAAATGGGCGTGCTGCAGGAGCGCATCACCTCCACCAAGACCGGCTCGATCACCTCCGTGCAGGCGGTGTACGTGCCCGCGGACGATCTGACCGATCCGTCGCCGGCGACCACCTTCGCCCATCTGGACGCGACCGTGGTGCTGTCGCGTGATATCGCCTCGCTGGGCATCTACCCGGCGGTGGATCCGCTGGATTCGACCTCGCGCCTGCTGGATCCCAACGTGATCGGCCACGAGCACTACGACACCGCGCGCAAGGTCCAGGCCACGCTGCAGAAGTACAAGGAGCTCAAGGACATCATCGCGATCCTGGGCATGGACGAGCTGTCCGAAGAGGACAAGCAGGCCGTGTCGCGGGCGCGCAAGATCGAGCGCTTCTTCAGCCAGCCCTTCCACGTGGCCGAGGTGTTCACCGGCTCGCCGGGCAAGTACGTGCCGCTGAAGGACACCATCCGCGGCTTCAAGGGCATCGTGGACGGCGAGTACGACCACCTGCCCGAGCAGGCGTTCTACATGGTCGGCAGCATCGAGGACGCGGTCGAGAAGGGCAAGAAGATCATCGGCGAGGCCGCCTGA
- a CDS encoding F0F1 ATP synthase subunit delta: MSQTMTLARPYARAAFAAASGAGQVASWSQALALAARLAADPKVEALLKHPQLSTAEAASLLAVDGAGEDFGRFIELLASNRRLPLLAEIAGMFEQLRAEAEHVVKARVTSASEMPAAELESIRVGLKRRFGREVELETAIDESLIGGAVIDAGDVVIDGSLKSKLSRMQSALAG, translated from the coding sequence ATGAGCCAGACCATGACCCTCGCCCGACCCTACGCCCGCGCCGCGTTCGCAGCGGCGAGCGGGGCCGGCCAGGTGGCCAGCTGGTCGCAGGCGCTTGCGCTTGCCGCCCGCCTTGCCGCCGATCCGAAGGTGGAGGCGCTGCTGAAGCATCCGCAGCTGTCGACCGCCGAGGCCGCGTCGCTGCTGGCCGTCGACGGTGCCGGCGAGGACTTCGGCCGCTTCATCGAGCTGCTGGCGTCCAACCGCCGCCTGCCGTTGCTGGCCGAGATCGCCGGCATGTTCGAGCAGTTGCGCGCGGAAGCCGAGCACGTGGTCAAGGCGCGCGTCACCTCCGCCAGCGAAATGCCGGCCGCCGAGCTGGAGTCGATCCGCGTTGGCCTCAAGCGCCGCTTCGGCCGCGAGGTCGAGCTGGAAACCGCGATCGACGAGTCGCTGATCGGTGGCGCGGTGATCGATGCCGGCGACGTGGTCATCGACGGCTCGCTGAAGAGCAAGCTCTCGCGCATGCAGTCGGCGCTGGCCGGCTGA
- the atpE gene encoding F0F1 ATP synthase subunit C — protein sequence MEFIASVQGLTAIAIGMMVGLGSIGACLGIAIMGAKFLESAARQPELVPMLQGRMFLLAGLIDAAFIIALAVGLLFAFGNPLLAALNAG from the coding sequence ATGGAATTTATCGCCAGTGTGCAGGGCCTGACCGCGATCGCGATCGGCATGATGGTCGGTCTGGGCTCGATCGGCGCGTGCCTCGGCATCGCCATCATGGGCGCCAAGTTCCTCGAGTCGGCCGCGCGTCAGCCCGAGCTGGTGCCGATGCTGCAGGGCCGCATGTTCCTGCTGGCCGGCCTGATCGACGCCGCGTTCATCATCGCGTTGGCCGTCGGCCTGCTGTTCGCCTTCGGCAACCCGCTGCTTGCCGCACTGAACGCCGGTTGA
- the atpB gene encoding F0F1 ATP synthase subunit A, whose amino-acid sequence MSEQTGTGGLNEYIQHHLQQYAIDFGGGTFHVDTWVVSLFCGLVFIGWFGFYARKATSGVPSKGQAFVEMAMEFVDNQVKDNFHGDRSSITPLAITIFMWVVLMNGMDLLPLDTPGVAIQAVAGADVAAHTFFRWVPTADLNTTAAMSVVVFFLILYHSLKAKGGFGFGKELLTSPFAAENPVTRAVLMPANLGLNIIEYCVKPVSLAMRLFGNMYGGELVFMLIAGLLGGGLLMFVPGVIFNLAWAIFHILIVLLQAFIFMILSVVYIAGAYESH is encoded by the coding sequence GTGAGTGAACAGACCGGCACTGGCGGCCTGAACGAATACATCCAGCACCACCTGCAGCAGTACGCCATCGATTTCGGTGGCGGCACCTTCCACGTCGATACGTGGGTGGTGTCACTGTTCTGCGGCCTGGTGTTTATCGGGTGGTTCGGCTTTTACGCCCGCAAGGCGACCTCCGGCGTGCCCTCCAAAGGCCAGGCCTTTGTCGAGATGGCGATGGAGTTCGTCGACAACCAGGTGAAGGACAACTTCCACGGCGACCGCAGCTCGATCACGCCGCTGGCGATCACGATTTTCATGTGGGTCGTGCTGATGAACGGCATGGACCTGCTGCCGCTGGACACGCCCGGGGTGGCCATCCAGGCCGTTGCCGGCGCTGACGTCGCCGCGCATACGTTCTTCCGCTGGGTGCCGACCGCGGATCTGAATACCACCGCGGCCATGTCCGTCGTCGTGTTCTTCCTGATCCTGTACCACTCGCTCAAGGCCAAGGGCGGCTTCGGCTTCGGCAAGGAATTGCTGACCTCGCCGTTTGCTGCCGAGAACCCGGTGACCCGCGCGGTGCTGATGCCCGCCAACCTGGGCCTCAACATCATCGAGTACTGCGTCAAGCCGGTATCGCTGGCCATGCGACTGTTCGGCAACATGTACGGTGGCGAGCTGGTGTTCATGCTGATCGCCGGGCTGCTGGGTGGCGGGCTGCTGATGTTCGTTCCCGGCGTGATCTTCAACCTCGCCTGGGCGATCTTCCACATCCTGATCGTGCTGCTGCAGGCGTTCATTTTCATGATCCTCTCGGTCGTCTACATCGCCGGCGCCTACGAGAGTCATTGA
- a CDS encoding F0F1 ATP synthase subunit epsilon, with translation MASTFRCDIVSAEEEIFRGDATMLVATGEMGELGIAPKHAPLITRLKPGKIVVTLPNGEQLDFAVTGGILEVQPQVVTILADTAIRAQDIDEAAVRAAKEEAERILARRAEPMEVAEAQARLAEVTVQLQALERLRRNMKH, from the coding sequence ATGGCTAGCACCTTCCGTTGCGACATCGTCAGCGCCGAAGAGGAAATCTTCCGCGGCGACGCCACCATGCTGGTGGCGACCGGCGAGATGGGCGAGCTGGGCATCGCGCCCAAGCACGCCCCGCTGATCACCCGCCTGAAGCCGGGCAAGATCGTGGTGACCCTGCCCAATGGCGAGCAGCTCGACTTCGCCGTCACCGGCGGCATCCTCGAGGTGCAGCCCCAGGTGGTGACCATCCTGGCCGACACCGCGATCCGTGCCCAGGACATCGATGAGGCCGCGGTGCGCGCCGCCAAGGAAGAGGCCGAGCGCATCCTCGCCCGTCGTGCCGAGCCGATGGAAGTGGCCGAAGCGCAGGCGCGCCTGGCCGAGGTGACCGTGCAGCTGCAGGCGCTGGAGCGTCTGCGCCGGAACATGAAGCACTGA
- the glmU gene encoding bifunctional UDP-N-acetylglucosamine diphosphorylase/glucosamine-1-phosphate N-acetyltransferase GlmU produces MPAPLHVVILAAGEGKRMKSALPKVLQKIAGVPMLGHVLATARALEPAGIHIVYGHGGEQVRDAFRDHSDLLWTEQTERLGTGHAVRQAMPAVPQDARLLVLYGDVPLIRAETLQRLLESNGRVGVLVADLEDPTGYGRVLRDAQGMVARIIEQKDASEQERAIRTVNTGILVADGEPLRRWLERLENNNAQGEYYLTDIFASAAAEFAPAGMVHVEDPVEVEGANDPWQLAQLERAFQLRAARALTVAGARLADPARVDIRGQVTVGRDVEIDANVVLEGRVDLGDGVRIGPFCRLRDVTLGAGTEVRAHCDLDGVVVEGAAAIGPYARLRPGTVLADGAHVGNFVEIKNTRIGVGSKASHLSYLGDAVIGSGVNIGAGTITCNYDGVNKARTTIEDGAFIGSNSSLVAPVSIGRDATIAAGSVITRPAPEGRLSVARSRQSVVEGWQRPVKKPRS; encoded by the coding sequence ATGCCCGCCCCCCTGCACGTCGTCATCCTCGCCGCCGGCGAGGGCAAGCGTATGAAGTCAGCCTTGCCCAAGGTGCTGCAGAAGATCGCCGGGGTCCCGATGCTGGGCCACGTATTGGCTACCGCGCGCGCGCTGGAGCCGGCCGGCATCCACATCGTCTACGGGCACGGCGGCGAGCAGGTGCGCGATGCGTTCCGCGACCATTCCGACCTGCTGTGGACCGAGCAGACCGAGCGGCTCGGGACCGGCCATGCGGTGCGCCAGGCGATGCCGGCGGTGCCGCAGGACGCGCGTCTGCTGGTGCTCTACGGCGATGTGCCCCTCATCCGGGCCGAGACGCTGCAACGGTTGCTCGAGTCCAACGGCCGGGTGGGCGTGCTGGTCGCCGACCTGGAGGATCCCACCGGGTACGGGCGCGTGCTGCGCGATGCGCAGGGCATGGTCGCGCGCATCATCGAGCAGAAGGATGCCAGCGAGCAGGAACGCGCGATCCGCACGGTCAATACCGGCATCCTGGTCGCCGACGGCGAACCGCTGCGACGCTGGCTGGAGCGGCTGGAGAACAACAACGCCCAGGGCGAGTACTACCTGACCGATATCTTCGCCTCCGCCGCAGCGGAGTTTGCGCCGGCTGGCATGGTCCACGTCGAGGATCCGGTCGAGGTCGAGGGCGCCAATGACCCGTGGCAGCTCGCCCAGCTCGAGCGCGCCTTTCAACTGCGCGCGGCCCGGGCACTGACCGTCGCCGGAGCGCGCTTGGCCGACCCGGCACGGGTCGATATCCGCGGCCAGGTCACCGTCGGCCGCGATGTGGAGATCGACGCCAACGTCGTCCTTGAGGGCCGCGTGGACCTGGGTGACGGCGTCCGGATCGGCCCGTTCTGCCGCCTGCGCGACGTCACCCTGGGCGCGGGCACCGAGGTGCGTGCGCACTGCGACCTGGACGGCGTGGTGGTCGAAGGCGCCGCCGCGATTGGTCCCTACGCACGCCTGCGACCGGGCACGGTGCTGGCCGATGGCGCGCACGTGGGCAACTTCGTCGAGATCAAGAACACCCGCATCGGGGTGGGCAGCAAGGCCAGCCACCTGAGCTACCTGGGCGACGCGGTCATCGGCAGCGGGGTGAACATCGGCGCCGGCACGATCACCTGTAACTACGACGGGGTCAACAAGGCGCGCACCACGATCGAGGATGGCGCGTTCATCGGCTCCAACAGCTCGCTGGTGGCGCCGGTCAGCATCGGCAGGGATGCGACGATCGCGGCGGGCTCGGTGATTACCCGGCCCGCGCCGGAGGGCCGGTTGAGCGTCGCGCGCTCGCGCCAGTCGGTGGTCGAGGGCTGGCAGCGGCCGGTCAAAAAGCCGCGCAGCTGA
- the atpG gene encoding F0F1 ATP synthase subunit gamma has protein sequence MAGGREIKTKIKSVQNTRKVTRALEMVSASKIRKAQERMKVSRPYARVMRQVIGHLAQANSDYQHPYMIERADPKRVAYVIVSSDRGLAGGLNNNLFRKLLGEIHKWQQQGVEVDVVTIGQKASVFFRRIKVNMLATVTHLGDQPRVEQLIGVIKVVLDGYSAGNIDRVFICYNDFINTMVQRAAFDQLLPLPPSEEAMSRHDWDYIYEPDAETVLDHVMTRYIESLVYQAVLENVASEHAARMVAMKSASDNANNLIGDLQLVYNKARQAAITQEISEIVGGASAV, from the coding sequence ATGGCAGGCGGACGTGAAATCAAAACCAAGATCAAGAGTGTGCAGAACACCCGCAAGGTGACGCGCGCGCTCGAGATGGTCTCGGCTTCCAAGATCCGCAAGGCGCAGGAGCGGATGAAGGTCTCGCGCCCGTATGCGCGGGTGATGAGGCAGGTCATCGGACACCTGGCCCAGGCCAACTCCGACTACCAGCATCCGTACATGATCGAGCGCGCCGATCCCAAGCGCGTGGCCTACGTCATCGTGTCCTCCGACCGGGGCCTGGCCGGCGGGCTCAACAACAACCTGTTCCGCAAGCTGCTGGGCGAGATCCACAAGTGGCAGCAGCAGGGCGTCGAGGTCGACGTGGTCACCATCGGCCAGAAGGCCTCGGTGTTCTTCCGCCGGATCAAGGTCAACATGCTCGCCACCGTGACCCACCTGGGCGACCAGCCCCGGGTGGAGCAGCTGATCGGGGTGATCAAGGTCGTGCTGGATGGCTACAGCGCCGGCAACATCGACCGCGTGTTCATCTGCTACAACGATTTCATCAACACCATGGTCCAGCGCGCCGCGTTCGACCAGTTGCTGCCGCTGCCGCCGTCCGAGGAGGCGATGTCGCGCCACGACTGGGACTACATCTATGAGCCGGACGCCGAAACCGTCCTGGATCACGTGATGACGCGCTACATCGAGTCGCTGGTCTACCAGGCGGTGCTGGAGAACGTGGCCTCCGAGCATGCCGCGCGCATGGTCGCGATGAAGTCCGCCTCCGACAACGCCAACAACCTGATCGGTGACCTGCAGCTGGTCTACAACAAGGCCCGCCAGGCCGCGATCACCCAGGAAATTTCCGAGATTGTCGGCGGCGCGTCTGCGGTCTGA
- a CDS encoding F0F1 ATP synthase subunit B, whose amino-acid sequence MNINMTFFGQMISFALLIWFTMKFIWPPMNRAIEERQKKIADGLAAAERSQHDLAQAQQSVDAAMREARTKANEVIDQAHQRANQIIEQAKTDAMVEATRQKAMADAEIVASQNRAREDLRKQVSALAVSGAEKLLRREIDANAHKALLDELAAQL is encoded by the coding sequence ATGAATATCAACATGACCTTCTTTGGTCAGATGATCTCGTTCGCGTTGCTCATCTGGTTCACCATGAAGTTCATCTGGCCGCCCATGAACCGGGCGATTGAAGAACGCCAGAAGAAGATCGCCGACGGACTGGCGGCTGCCGAGCGCAGCCAGCACGACCTGGCCCAGGCCCAGCAGAGCGTGGACGCCGCGATGCGCGAAGCGCGGACCAAGGCCAACGAAGTGATCGACCAGGCGCACCAGCGCGCCAACCAGATCATCGAGCAGGCCAAGACCGACGCCATGGTGGAAGCCACCCGCCAGAAGGCGATGGCCGATGCCGAAATCGTCGCATCGCAGAACCGTGCCCGCGAGGATCTGCGCAAGCAGGTGTCCGCGCTGGCCGTCAGCGGTGCCGAGAAGCTGCTGCGCCGGGAAATCGACGCCAACGCCCACAAGGCGCTGCTCGATGAACTCGCCGCCCAGCTTTGA
- a CDS encoding sensor histidine kinase, giving the protein MSWLRRLPISLVFTALALLHVAGVAALALALSQWLAQPWMAWAAAVAIDLPLLVYHVQRLLAPMRSLFRALAGTVASYRDGDYNFGLSSNVHGELAELVAAHNRLGDTLREQRQALVERELLLDTMVQNTPVAMVLIDPSQRIVHANLAARSMLGGGRRLEGQSFEQLVDNSPAAMREALDRGGDGLFTVGDANDIEHGIEDTYHLSRRQFRLNGRRHELVLLRLLTAELRRQEVQTWKKVIRVISHELNNSLAPIASLAHSSAALLRRGQLERLPVALSTIEERARHLEGFIRDYARFAKLPAPRLQPVAWSSFVERLRSQVEFVAEDIPADDTVRCDAAQMEQCLINLLKNAHESGSPADGVGLAVRRLPQHWRIDILDRGTGMNEAVLANALLPFYSTKRHGTGLGLALAREIAEAHGGRIALLNREGGGLCVSMVLPR; this is encoded by the coding sequence ATGAGCTGGCTGCGCCGACTGCCGATCAGTCTCGTATTCACTGCGCTGGCCCTGCTGCACGTCGCTGGTGTCGCGGCGCTGGCGCTGGCGCTGAGCCAATGGCTGGCGCAGCCATGGATGGCCTGGGCGGCTGCGGTCGCGATCGACCTGCCGCTGCTCGTCTATCACGTGCAGCGCCTGCTGGCGCCGATGCGCTCGCTGTTCCGCGCCTTGGCCGGCACGGTCGCCAGTTACCGCGATGGCGACTACAACTTCGGACTCTCGTCCAACGTGCACGGGGAACTGGCCGAACTGGTGGCCGCGCACAACCGCCTGGGCGACACCCTGCGCGAGCAGCGTCAGGCCCTGGTGGAGCGCGAGTTGCTGCTCGACACGATGGTCCAGAACACGCCCGTGGCGATGGTCCTGATCGACCCGTCGCAGCGGATCGTCCACGCCAACCTGGCCGCCCGCAGCATGCTGGGCGGCGGGCGCCGGCTGGAGGGCCAGTCCTTCGAGCAGCTGGTCGACAACTCTCCGGCGGCGATGCGCGAAGCGCTGGACCGGGGCGGCGATGGCTTGTTCACCGTCGGCGACGCCAACGACATCGAGCACGGCATCGAGGACACCTACCACCTGTCGCGGCGCCAGTTCCGCCTCAACGGGCGCCGCCACGAGCTGGTCCTGCTGCGCCTGCTCACCGCCGAGTTGCGCCGCCAGGAAGTGCAGACCTGGAAGAAGGTGATCCGCGTCATCAGCCATGAACTCAACAATTCCCTGGCGCCGATCGCCTCGCTGGCGCACTCCAGCGCCGCGTTGCTGCGGCGTGGCCAGCTCGAGCGACTGCCTGTTGCGCTGTCCACCATCGAGGAGCGTGCCCGCCATCTGGAAGGCTTCATCCGCGACTACGCGCGCTTCGCCAAGCTGCCGGCGCCGCGGCTGCAGCCGGTGGCGTGGTCATCGTTCGTGGAACGCTTGCGCTCCCAGGTCGAGTTCGTTGCCGAGGACATCCCGGCCGACGACACCGTCAGGTGCGATGCCGCGCAGATGGAGCAGTGCCTGATCAACCTGCTCAAGAACGCCCACGAGTCGGGATCGCCCGCAGATGGTGTGGGCCTGGCGGTACGCCGCCTGCCGCAGCATTGGCGGATCGACATCCTCGACCGCGGCACCGGCATGAACGAGGCCGTGCTGGCCAACGCGTTGCTGCCGTTCTACTCGACCAAGCGTCACGGCACCGGACTGGGCCTGGCGCTGGCACGCGAGATCGCCGAGGCTCACGGCGGCCGCATTGCGCTGCTCAACCGTGAAGGCGGCGGGTTGTGCGTGAGCATGGTGCTGCCCCGCTGA